In Gammaproteobacteria bacterium, one genomic interval encodes:
- a CDS encoding phosphotransferase yields the protein MNNVLKYPTEEIASSVVLTMTAENILHTQRMTTGDQHFVYAVKTEKSDYVIRMTDTSQTDKFISATYWQEKLLPLGIPLAKFIKSDLACELSEFPSLLMLRLSGDDLCNIYSQLTDLNKHNLALEMVKIQAMTGPLPDGPSYGIVNSYERMTAHNSWYDFLTHRLYLFDEIIRNNKIFNDVEMEDVFKIVKNLENEFRLIRARPFLWDASERNVIVEKGQISGIVDVDEMCFGDPLFVLGLTYTALENEGYDTLYCDYWSEALEMDDNAKIRLAFYRLFYVIVFMRKHAMTSDNQQKIIFDDQRLKNMFKQSLNRLKAWY from the coding sequence ATGAATAATGTCCTAAAGTATCCCACTGAGGAAATTGCTTCTTCTGTAGTGTTAACTATGACTGCAGAAAATATACTTCATACGCAAAGGATGACTACTGGTGATCAGCATTTTGTCTATGCTGTAAAAACTGAAAAATCTGATTATGTTATTCGTATGACTGATACTAGCCAAACGGATAAATTTATTTCCGCAACCTATTGGCAAGAAAAGTTACTCCCACTTGGTATTCCCCTTGCAAAATTTATTAAATCTGATTTGGCATGTGAGCTTTCCGAATTTCCATCATTGCTGATGTTGCGTTTGTCGGGAGATGATTTGTGTAATATCTATTCGCAATTAACCGATTTGAATAAACACAATTTAGCCCTTGAAATGGTAAAAATACAGGCTATGACTGGACCACTTCCGGATGGTCCAAGTTATGGCATTGTTAATAGTTATGAGCGAATGACTGCGCATAACTCATGGTATGATTTTTTGACGCATAGATTGTATTTGTTTGACGAAATAATACGTAATAATAAAATATTTAATGATGTTGAAATGGAAGATGTTTTTAAGATCGTAAAAAATTTAGAAAATGAATTCCGTTTGATTCGCGCCAGACCCTTTTTATGGGATGCCAGTGAAAGAAACGTTATTGTAGAGAAGGGACAAATTTCAGGAATTGTTGATGTAGATGAAATGTGTTTTGGTGATCCGCTATTTGTGCTTGGACTTACTTATACCGCGCTAGAAAATGAAGGATATGACACTTTATATTGTGATTATTGGAGTGAAGCATTGGAAATGGATGATAATGCAAAAATTCGTCTAGCATTTTATCGGCTCTTTTACGTCATTGTATTCATGCGTAAACACGCGATGACATCGGATAATCAACAAAAAATAATATTTGATGATCAAAGATTAAAAAACATGTTTAAACAATCATTAAATAGATTAAAAGCATGGTATTAA
- a CDS encoding MFS transporter, which produces MQKNISFFTLLLLISFASVNAVLFTPALPNIALFFNIGEDTAQHTMTWFLVGYALGQLVYGPLANRFGRKPALYAGVSLQIVSSLLCVLAGVIHEYELLVVARFMLALGSGVGLKMTFTLVNESYEPKIASQKTAYLLLAFAITPGLGVAIGGILNAFYGWTSCFYAGAVYGLVLLFFVARLPETQKTLDLNALKLKHLVHDYSSQFRNKQLMTGGLLMGFSTSFVYVFAAIAPFVAINTFGLNSAEYGVANILPSMGLVLGSIVSARLSKKYALQSIIKAGIWIACLGTILMFVTMALHSPILFSLFLPMIIIYFGLCFILANASTLAMSHVSDKAHGSAVMNFINMGLATVIVLSLGFFTIKALLLPCIYVILCVSMMSIFKLAANKVNKKIPNINHSKL; this is translated from the coding sequence ATGCAAAAAAATATTTCTTTTTTTACCCTCCTGTTATTAATATCGTTTGCCTCCGTCAATGCAGTATTATTTACACCCGCCTTACCTAACATTGCCCTTTTTTTTAATATCGGAGAAGATACGGCACAACATACTATGACCTGGTTTTTAGTAGGTTATGCGTTAGGGCAACTTGTATATGGTCCCCTTGCCAATCGATTTGGGAGAAAGCCCGCACTATATGCGGGTGTAAGTCTACAAATTGTCAGCAGCTTGCTCTGTGTATTAGCAGGGGTTATTCATGAATACGAGCTGCTGGTAGTAGCACGATTTATGTTAGCGTTAGGGTCAGGTGTCGGATTAAAAATGACATTCACTTTAGTTAACGAAAGTTACGAACCTAAAATTGCTAGTCAAAAAACAGCATACCTCTTGTTAGCCTTTGCAATTACGCCAGGCTTAGGTGTTGCGATCGGCGGCATTTTGAATGCTTTCTATGGATGGACAAGTTGTTTCTATGCCGGCGCTGTTTACGGGTTAGTGCTCCTATTTTTTGTAGCTCGCTTACCAGAAACGCAAAAAACATTAGACTTGAATGCACTTAAATTAAAACATTTAGTGCATGACTATAGTAGCCAATTTAGAAATAAACAATTAATGACTGGCGGGTTATTGATGGGTTTTTCGACCAGCTTTGTGTACGTTTTTGCGGCTATCGCACCTTTCGTGGCGATTAATACTTTTGGTTTAAACAGTGCCGAATATGGCGTAGCAAATATTTTGCCGTCTATGGGTTTAGTTCTGGGCTCAATCGTTAGTGCAAGACTTTCCAAAAAATATGCACTTCAATCAATTATTAAAGCAGGAATATGGATAGCATGTCTCGGCACAATATTAATGTTCGTAACGATGGCCCTGCATTCGCCTATACTTTTTTCGCTATTCTTACCCATGATCATCATATATTTTGGTTTGTGTTTCATTCTAGCGAATGCTTCAACGCTTGCAATGAGTCACGTTAGCGATAAAGCGCATGGGTCTGCTGTGATGAATTTTATTAATATGGGATTAGCAACAGTGATCGTATTAAGCCTCGGCTTTTTTACAATTAAAGCGCTGTTATTACCTTGCATCTATGTAATTTTATGCGTATCAATGATGAGCATATTTAAATTAGCAGCGAACAAAGTTAATAAAAAAATTCCTAATATCAATCATTCAAAGTTGTGA
- a CDS encoding LysR family transcriptional regulator, with protein sequence MSKLERIHAFMAVVEQNGFAAAARKEGVSTAAMSRQVARLESDLKAELLQRTTRQLSLTEIGAEYYQHAKKALAELAEAEIAISDSRSEPTGILSITSSRYFAIKYLLPRLPEFMALNPKLKIKVELAERFPDLTLENIDLIFGVSMEGPATLIRRRVATTRYILCASPAYLEKYGEPRIPADLSKYHYITHSMRKPDNVVTFKNNKKIYVEPILWLNDSRAMCECAIQGMGIVKLHDYILAAALEKGSLVEILPKFSECEQPVYLYYQQSRYLQPKIRRFIDFYTSDNPTK encoded by the coding sequence ATGAGTAAACTCGAACGTATTCATGCTTTCATGGCTGTTGTAGAACAAAATGGCTTTGCAGCAGCCGCCCGAAAGGAGGGCGTATCGACAGCTGCAATGAGCAGGCAAGTCGCTCGTCTCGAATCTGATCTTAAAGCGGAATTGCTACAACGTACCACGCGCCAACTATCGCTAACCGAAATCGGAGCAGAATACTACCAGCATGCTAAAAAAGCCTTAGCAGAATTAGCGGAAGCAGAAATTGCTATTTCTGATAGCCGAAGTGAACCTACGGGTATTCTAAGCATTACCAGCAGCCGCTATTTTGCGATTAAGTATCTTCTTCCACGGTTGCCAGAATTTATGGCACTTAATCCGAAGCTAAAAATTAAAGTTGAATTGGCGGAGCGCTTTCCTGATTTGACCCTAGAAAATATTGATTTAATTTTTGGTGTTTCAATGGAAGGGCCGGCAACTCTCATTCGTCGTCGTGTCGCTACAACCCGATACATTCTTTGCGCATCGCCTGCCTATTTAGAAAAGTATGGAGAGCCTCGTATACCCGCTGATTTGAGTAAATACCATTATATTACTCACAGTATGCGTAAACCGGATAATGTGGTGACCTTTAAAAATAATAAAAAAATATATGTTGAGCCAATACTATGGCTGAATGATAGTCGCGCCATGTGTGAATGTGCCATCCAAGGCATGGGCATTGTAAAGTTGCATGATTATATATTGGCAGCTGCTTTAGAAAAGGGGAGCTTAGTCGAAATTCTTCCTAAATTTAGTGAATGCGAACAGCCAGTTTATTTGTACTATCAACAAAGCCGTTATTTACAGCCTAAAATTAGACGATTTATTGATTTTTATACTAGTGATAATCCTACGAAATAA
- a CDS encoding YbaK/EbsC family protein produces MVNEPKNLSKSAVRVQNVLLQKGLMFEVVELSSSTRTATDAAKTIGCDVAQIVKTLLFRSVKTNQPILILACGINRVNEKTIEKNIGEKIVKADADFTREVTGYAIGGVPPVGHDQKINQIYIDEDLLKFEKLWAAAGTPHAVFSLSARDLENLTDGKVISIK; encoded by the coding sequence ATGGTAAACGAACCAAAAAATTTAAGTAAAAGTGCTGTGCGCGTCCAAAATGTTTTATTGCAAAAGGGATTAATGTTTGAGGTAGTGGAGCTCTCTTCGAGTACACGCACTGCTACTGATGCAGCGAAAACGATTGGCTGTGATGTCGCTCAAATTGTTAAGACTTTATTGTTTCGATCTGTAAAAACAAATCAGCCCATTTTAATTTTAGCTTGTGGGATAAACCGCGTTAACGAAAAAACAATAGAGAAAAACATCGGTGAGAAAATAGTAAAAGCTGATGCAGATTTTACCCGTGAAGTAACAGGATATGCTATTGGTGGGGTTCCACCCGTTGGTCACGATCAAAAAATCAATCAGATTTATATTGATGAAGATTTATTAAAATTTGAGAAATTATGGGCCGCTGCAGGTACACCTCATGCTGTGTTTTCCCTATCTGCAAGGGATTTGGAAAATCTTACGGATGGAAAAGTAATATCGATCAAATAG
- a CDS encoding protein kinase family protein, with translation MNKPSRDAQNSNRVSTHTSLATELALQSDQALAALLNEATPIGTSIGGTSALIEVHGRKIFVKKIRLTDRERHPQNIMSTRNIFALPLYYQYGIGSTGFGVWRELTTHLMTTHWVLTGECQNFPILYHWRILPEMIHKPTITELEKLEQDVKYWQDSQAVRARLEANLRGSANVVLFLEYIPQNLYQWLGNQLLQGEAVVESACKMVEDHLKETTAFMNSKGLLHFDAHFHNILTDGNRLYFTDFGLALSSEFELSEEEIIFFNHHVNYDRCSTATNFLHCLITHYFGPDKWPAALEEYKEGNSKVLPPSVLSIINRYASVALLMDKFYRSLQKNKQTPYPNKELEDSWIT, from the coding sequence ATGAATAAACCATCTCGTGATGCACAAAACTCTAATCGTGTGAGTACTCACACAAGTCTTGCTACTGAATTGGCTTTGCAGAGCGACCAGGCTCTTGCAGCACTTCTCAATGAGGCTACACCTATTGGTACAAGTATTGGCGGTACTTCAGCATTAATAGAAGTTCATGGTAGAAAAATATTTGTTAAAAAAATTCGTCTAACTGATAGGGAGAGACACCCTCAAAATATAATGTCGACGAGAAATATCTTTGCGCTGCCTCTTTATTATCAATACGGAATTGGCTCAACAGGTTTTGGTGTATGGCGTGAATTAACTACTCATTTAATGACTACTCATTGGGTTCTTACGGGCGAGTGCCAAAACTTTCCCATTCTGTATCATTGGCGCATTTTGCCTGAAATGATACATAAACCTACGATAACCGAATTGGAGAAACTCGAGCAAGATGTTAAATATTGGCAGGATTCGCAAGCAGTACGCGCGCGGCTAGAGGCAAACTTACGAGGTTCAGCAAATGTTGTGTTATTTCTTGAATACATTCCACAAAATTTATATCAATGGTTGGGCAATCAGCTTTTGCAAGGAGAAGCTGTTGTTGAATCAGCTTGTAAAATGGTCGAGGATCATTTAAAAGAGACCACAGCGTTCATGAATTCTAAGGGTTTACTTCACTTTGACGCGCATTTTCATAATATTTTAACGGATGGCAATCGCCTTTATTTCACTGATTTTGGTTTAGCTTTATCCTCAGAATTCGAACTCTCGGAAGAAGAAATAATTTTTTTTAATCATCATGTAAATTACGATCGGTGTAGTACCGCTACTAATTTTCTACATTGTCTTATTACGCATTATTTTGGCCCTGACAAATGGCCAGCAGCCTTAGAAGAATACAAAGAGGGAAATAGTAAAGTTTTGCCACCTTCTGTTTTGTCGATCATAAATCGGTACGCATCCGTGGCTTTATTAATGGATAAATTTTATCGCTCGCTTCAGAAAAATAAACAAACGCCTTATCCTAATAAAGAGCTTGAAGATAGCTGGATAACTTAA